One window of the Chanodichthys erythropterus isolate Z2021 chromosome 2, ASM2448905v1, whole genome shotgun sequence genome contains the following:
- the ubxn11 gene encoding UBX domain-containing protein 11, translating into MSSPLSTLRKNRRAPLPEIQSDDGEREPYKERSDTDYEATLFRDIFPQNQQVPHIMDNLSTVRSKSMHKKKAKEAPPSDFELMSSMMQKISQLERKVKSQAVDIEHKARRIAVLEEKLNLLQEAKKKSASNENQDEELVQLCLKLQNQVWEMEKFLNDYGLIWVGGYEEHDEQANSQLPGVTCIRKSFEMNYDLVMQNIQELNIEAGEGESHVTAIPGGAKLTQKSSIPLWLYKNGIVMFSGPFRSYQDPTTQVCMQDLMDGFFPSELQEKFPNGVPFQVHDKRDEEFVVRQPWTEFPGRGQTIDGARRQSVDRSEQTISTTPKQSHIPGRKLSMEQFLRKLPESVVKAGKVISIRDSVKAHLQGFPDGAKSHTATTVETSALRALRERETDFTLSAKDVTTLRVKSEDGTETFIMKMYLTETIGDLRHYLDLKRGLGAVPYDIISAFPQRCYSDDTQTLLSCGLTPNAALLLRPQALTHRQCGDTYRTTQLFSCDVK; encoded by the exons ATGAGCTCACCGCTGTCCACCCTGAGGAAGAACAGACGAGCTCCTCTACCAGAGATACAGAGTGATGATGG GGAAAGAGAGCCTTACAAAGAAAGGTCAGACACTG ACTACGAGGCTACATTATTCCGTGACATTTTCCCACAAAACCAGCAAGTGCCACACATTATGGACAATCTTTCCACTGTAAGATCAAAGAGCATGCACAAGAAGAAGGCAAAAGAAG CTCCACCGAGTGACTTCGAACTGATGTCAAGTATGATGCAGAAGATCAGTCAGCTTGAGAGAAAGGTCAAATCTCAGGCTGTGGATATAGAGCATAAA GCAAGAAGAATAGCAGTTCTGGAAGAGAAACTCAATCTTCTGCAAGAGGCAAAAA AGAAATCTGCAAGTAATGAGAACCAAGATGAAGAATTGGTTCAACTGTGCCTCAAGCTTCAAAACCAAGTGTGGGAAATGGAG AAGTTTCTGAACGATTATGGATTGATCTGGGTAGGAGGTTATGAAGAACACGACGAGCAAGCTAACAGCCAACTTCCAGGAGTAACTTGCATACGCAAGAGTTTCGAGATGAACTATGACCTTGTCATGCAGAACATCCAAGAACTGAACATTGAAGCAGGGGAAGGGGAGTCTCATGTGACTGCCATTCCTGGTGGGGCCAAACTTACCCAGAAGTCTTCCATACCTCTTTGGCTCTACAAAAatggcattgtcatgttcagTGGTCCATTCCGCTCCTATCAAGACCCAACCACACAG GTTTGCATGCAGGACTTGATGGATGGGTTTTTTCCTTCTGAGCTTCAGGAAAAGTTTCCTAATGGTGTGCCCTTCCAG GTTCATGACAAACGGGACGAGGAGTTTGTAGTTAGGCAACCATGGACTGAGTTTCCTGGAAGAGGACAAACTATAGATGGAGCAAGAAGGCAGTCGGTGGACAGATCTGAGCAGACCATCTCCACAACACCAAAACAGAGTCATATACCAG GCAGAAAACTGTCAATGGAACAGTTTCTGCGAAAGCTCCCAGAGTCTGTGGTGAAGGCAGGCAAAGTGATTAGTATACGAGACTCAGTGAAGGCTCATCTACAG gGCTTCCCTGATGGTGCTAAGAGTCATACAGCAACCACTGTGGAAACATCTGCACTGCGGGCTTTGAGAGAACG TGAGACAGATTTTACACTATCTGCAAAAGACGTCACCACACTAAGAGTGAAGTCGGAGGATGGTACGGAGACATTTATCATGAAAATGTACTTGACTGAGACTATTGGAGATCTGCGTCACTACCTGGACTTGAAAAG AGGACTGGGTGCTGTGCCATATGACATCATTAGCGCATTTCCACAGCGGTGCTACAGTGATGACACCCAGACGCTACTGTCCTGTGGTCTGACTCCAAATGCAGCACTGCTCCTGCGTCCACAAGCTTTAACTCACAGACAGTGTGGAGACACATACAGAACAACCCAACTATTCTCATGTGATGTTAAATAA
- the cep85 gene encoding centrosomal protein of 85 kDa isoform X2, which translates to MTTSQKYQNPKLTGHTDTEWLTPAVSEKFQSRFGWRPSTLDNGDTGLGTSDHTEDICSTSSSPSFQPIRSQIPIPTAHVMPSTAGTLASKIKPHVSEETRASSSSSSSKSSLPKSASSPNLDAQHDENLDLTAVKPDCLSRYRSLVNGLDHSLFPSGDQTRLDEAQKFDVPTMEPTLNQSALLGGLCSDVRQQLQMTGLGDNTGLMEQTYKVLPEARAGLACAVDPYSQRNIHVGSGTCGRLFSVPQGLQTQALLRDQANTGAYDSLLQDRCCEMASWQQQKQKLESLRLQVEQMQLMTGGSGQYASLYPSTPHMENSKWDAVIKANENLLKEKELTIERQKQQMSQLEQRLRESELQVHSALMGRGAPYTDVCLLRLQEAQRENAFLRAQFAERNDCFTKEKLEADRRLGAVESETQRLNEVLKESSEKHAEELKKQEERIRSRDKHINSLKKKCQKESEQNREKQQRIETLERYLADLPTMEDYQARQKKLEEVEERAAQLQSTVRDLEVQLEGARSAVRNKETQLEEQRRKERELLTTVTSLQNRVQESLEDGVRLPSLDIEKLREENTTLKDEQQRLKKVIEKQLRIMEQLGSQIRTLEEQFSQEECSSQALREEVAEKEESLLQLHTAMKELSVQNQELMEHNLTLQERLQGEEPQSGRGLLPVGARLTQRLYGEMAACLCDLRSLCNVLTQRAQGHDPNLSMLLGIASAPPPVGEQWEDWLSPEGLQKKLLEAQQLRRDVEELRTTVSDRYAQDMGENCITQ; encoded by the exons ATGACCACTTCACAGAAATACCAGAACCCCAAACTCACAG GACACACCGACACGGAATGGCTGACACCTGCTGTGTCTGAGAAGTTCCAGAGCCGTTTTGGATGGCGGCCCAGCACATTGGACAATGGGGACACAGGACTGGGTACTTCTGACCACACTGAAG ATATCTGCAGCACTAGCAGCAGTCCATCCTTCCAGCCTATCCGCAGTCAGATCCCCATCCCAACCGCCCATGTCATGCCTTCCACGGCCGGAACTCTGGCCTCTAAGATCAAGCCACATGTTTCTGAAGAAACCCGGGCGTCCTCCAGCTCTTCCAGCTCCAAGTCATCACTCCCCAAATCTGCATCCTCCCCTAACCTGGATGCTCAGCACGATGAAAATTTAGACTTGACTGCGGTCAAGCCTGATTGCCTGAGCCGATATCGCAGCCTGGTGAATGGTCTCGACCACTCTCTCTTCCCCTCTGGAGATCAGACGCGGCTGGATGAGGCCCAGAAGTTTGATGTACCTACCATGGAGCCAACGCTTAATCAGTCAGCTCTGCTTGGGGGGCTTTGCTCTGATGTACGGCAGCAGCTGCAAATGACTGGGCTTGGGGACAATACAGGCTTGATGGAACAGACTTATAAAGTCCTACCGGAGGCTAGGGCAGGTCTCGCTTGTGCTGTAGACCCATACAGCCAAAGGAACATTCATGTAGGGTCTGGTACCTGTGGCAGGTTGTTCTCCGTACCTCAGGGCCTGCAGACTCAGGCTCTCCTGAGGGACCAGGCCAACACAGGAGCTTATGATTCGTTACTGCAGGATCGCTGTTGTGAGATGGCCAGCTGGCAGCAGCAGAAGCAGAAACTCGAGAGTCTGCGGCTGCAAGTGGAACAAATGCAG tTAATGACAGGAGGAAGTGGACAGTATGCATCTCTCTATCCGTCAACCCCTCACATGGAGAACAGCAAGTGGGATGCTGTCATTAAAGCCAACGAGAACTTGCTGAAAGAGAAAGAACTTACCATTGAAAG GCAGAAGCAGCAAATGTCTCAGCTGGAACAGCGTCTCAGAGAGAGTGAGCTGCAGGTGCACAGCGCCCTCATGGGACGTGGAGCCCCTTacactgatgtgtgtctgttgAGACTACAG GAAGCCCAGCGGGAAAACGCCTTTTTGCGAGCCCAGTTTGCAGAACGCAACGACTGCTTTACCAAGGAGAAGCTAGAAGCGGACCGGAGACTGGGTGCAGTGGAATCAGAGACGCAACGTCTGAACGAGGTCTTGAAAGAGAGCAGTGAAAAACATGCAGAGGAGTTAAAGAAACAAGAGGAAAGG ATCCGCAGTCGGGACAAGCACATCAACAGCTTGAAAAAGAAGTGCCAGAAGGAGTCAGAGCAGAACAGAGAGAAACAGCAGCGGATTGAGACGCTCGAGCGATATCTGGCTGACCTCCCCACCATGGAAGACTACCAGGCCCGGCAGAAAAAG CTGGAGGAGGTAGAGGAGAGGGCAGCTCAGTTGCAGTCCACCGTCAGAGATCTGGAAGTCCAACTGGAGGGGGCCCGCAGTGCTGTGCGCAACAAAGAGACACAACTGGAAGAACAGAGACGCAAGGAGAGAGAACTACTTACAACAGTCACCAG TCTCCAGAACAGAGTGCAGGAGAGCCTTGAGGATGGAGTGAGATTGCCCTCTCTTGATATAGAGAAGCTAAGAGAAGAAAATACTACCTTGAAAGATGAGCAGCAGCGACTCAAAAAG GTCATTGAAAAACAACTCAGGATAATGGAGCAACTTGGCTCACAGATCAGG ACTCTGGAGGAGCAGTTCTCTCAGGAGGAGTGCAGTAGTCAGGCCCTGCGAGAGGAGGTGGCAGAGAAAGAGGAGAGTCTGCTGCAGTTACACACTGCTATGAAGGAG cTCTCAGTGCAGAACCAGGAGCTGATGGAACACAATCTGACACTGCAAGAGCGTCTTCAGGGTGAGGAGCCGCAGAGTGGCCGTGGTTTGCTCCCTGTGGGAGCCCGGCTCACCCAGAGGCTGTATGGAGAGATGGCCGCCTGTTTGTGTGACCTCCGTTCCCTCTGCAACGTCCTCACCCAGCGGGCTCAGGGCCACGACCCAAACCTCTCCATGCTGCTCGGCATTGCCT CGGCTCCCCCTCCAGtaggagagcagtgggaggactGGCTGAGCCCCGAGGGGCTGCAGAAGAAGCTGCTTGAAGCTCAGCAGCTCCGTCGAGACGTCGAGGAACTGAGAACCACAGTCTCTGACCGCTATGCTCAGGATATGGGAGAAAACTGCATCACTCAGTGA
- the cep85 gene encoding centrosomal protein of 85 kDa isoform X1: MTTSQKYQNPKLTAGHTDTEWLTPAVSEKFQSRFGWRPSTLDNGDTGLGTSDHTEDICSTSSSPSFQPIRSQIPIPTAHVMPSTAGTLASKIKPHVSEETRASSSSSSSKSSLPKSASSPNLDAQHDENLDLTAVKPDCLSRYRSLVNGLDHSLFPSGDQTRLDEAQKFDVPTMEPTLNQSALLGGLCSDVRQQLQMTGLGDNTGLMEQTYKVLPEARAGLACAVDPYSQRNIHVGSGTCGRLFSVPQGLQTQALLRDQANTGAYDSLLQDRCCEMASWQQQKQKLESLRLQVEQMQLMTGGSGQYASLYPSTPHMENSKWDAVIKANENLLKEKELTIERQKQQMSQLEQRLRESELQVHSALMGRGAPYTDVCLLRLQEAQRENAFLRAQFAERNDCFTKEKLEADRRLGAVESETQRLNEVLKESSEKHAEELKKQEERIRSRDKHINSLKKKCQKESEQNREKQQRIETLERYLADLPTMEDYQARQKKLEEVEERAAQLQSTVRDLEVQLEGARSAVRNKETQLEEQRRKERELLTTVTSLQNRVQESLEDGVRLPSLDIEKLREENTTLKDEQQRLKKVIEKQLRIMEQLGSQIRTLEEQFSQEECSSQALREEVAEKEESLLQLHTAMKELSVQNQELMEHNLTLQERLQGEEPQSGRGLLPVGARLTQRLYGEMAACLCDLRSLCNVLTQRAQGHDPNLSMLLGIASAPPPVGEQWEDWLSPEGLQKKLLEAQQLRRDVEELRTTVSDRYAQDMGENCITQ, from the exons ATGACCACTTCACAGAAATACCAGAACCCCAAACTCACAG CAGGACACACCGACACGGAATGGCTGACACCTGCTGTGTCTGAGAAGTTCCAGAGCCGTTTTGGATGGCGGCCCAGCACATTGGACAATGGGGACACAGGACTGGGTACTTCTGACCACACTGAAG ATATCTGCAGCACTAGCAGCAGTCCATCCTTCCAGCCTATCCGCAGTCAGATCCCCATCCCAACCGCCCATGTCATGCCTTCCACGGCCGGAACTCTGGCCTCTAAGATCAAGCCACATGTTTCTGAAGAAACCCGGGCGTCCTCCAGCTCTTCCAGCTCCAAGTCATCACTCCCCAAATCTGCATCCTCCCCTAACCTGGATGCTCAGCACGATGAAAATTTAGACTTGACTGCGGTCAAGCCTGATTGCCTGAGCCGATATCGCAGCCTGGTGAATGGTCTCGACCACTCTCTCTTCCCCTCTGGAGATCAGACGCGGCTGGATGAGGCCCAGAAGTTTGATGTACCTACCATGGAGCCAACGCTTAATCAGTCAGCTCTGCTTGGGGGGCTTTGCTCTGATGTACGGCAGCAGCTGCAAATGACTGGGCTTGGGGACAATACAGGCTTGATGGAACAGACTTATAAAGTCCTACCGGAGGCTAGGGCAGGTCTCGCTTGTGCTGTAGACCCATACAGCCAAAGGAACATTCATGTAGGGTCTGGTACCTGTGGCAGGTTGTTCTCCGTACCTCAGGGCCTGCAGACTCAGGCTCTCCTGAGGGACCAGGCCAACACAGGAGCTTATGATTCGTTACTGCAGGATCGCTGTTGTGAGATGGCCAGCTGGCAGCAGCAGAAGCAGAAACTCGAGAGTCTGCGGCTGCAAGTGGAACAAATGCAG tTAATGACAGGAGGAAGTGGACAGTATGCATCTCTCTATCCGTCAACCCCTCACATGGAGAACAGCAAGTGGGATGCTGTCATTAAAGCCAACGAGAACTTGCTGAAAGAGAAAGAACTTACCATTGAAAG GCAGAAGCAGCAAATGTCTCAGCTGGAACAGCGTCTCAGAGAGAGTGAGCTGCAGGTGCACAGCGCCCTCATGGGACGTGGAGCCCCTTacactgatgtgtgtctgttgAGACTACAG GAAGCCCAGCGGGAAAACGCCTTTTTGCGAGCCCAGTTTGCAGAACGCAACGACTGCTTTACCAAGGAGAAGCTAGAAGCGGACCGGAGACTGGGTGCAGTGGAATCAGAGACGCAACGTCTGAACGAGGTCTTGAAAGAGAGCAGTGAAAAACATGCAGAGGAGTTAAAGAAACAAGAGGAAAGG ATCCGCAGTCGGGACAAGCACATCAACAGCTTGAAAAAGAAGTGCCAGAAGGAGTCAGAGCAGAACAGAGAGAAACAGCAGCGGATTGAGACGCTCGAGCGATATCTGGCTGACCTCCCCACCATGGAAGACTACCAGGCCCGGCAGAAAAAG CTGGAGGAGGTAGAGGAGAGGGCAGCTCAGTTGCAGTCCACCGTCAGAGATCTGGAAGTCCAACTGGAGGGGGCCCGCAGTGCTGTGCGCAACAAAGAGACACAACTGGAAGAACAGAGACGCAAGGAGAGAGAACTACTTACAACAGTCACCAG TCTCCAGAACAGAGTGCAGGAGAGCCTTGAGGATGGAGTGAGATTGCCCTCTCTTGATATAGAGAAGCTAAGAGAAGAAAATACTACCTTGAAAGATGAGCAGCAGCGACTCAAAAAG GTCATTGAAAAACAACTCAGGATAATGGAGCAACTTGGCTCACAGATCAGG ACTCTGGAGGAGCAGTTCTCTCAGGAGGAGTGCAGTAGTCAGGCCCTGCGAGAGGAGGTGGCAGAGAAAGAGGAGAGTCTGCTGCAGTTACACACTGCTATGAAGGAG cTCTCAGTGCAGAACCAGGAGCTGATGGAACACAATCTGACACTGCAAGAGCGTCTTCAGGGTGAGGAGCCGCAGAGTGGCCGTGGTTTGCTCCCTGTGGGAGCCCGGCTCACCCAGAGGCTGTATGGAGAGATGGCCGCCTGTTTGTGTGACCTCCGTTCCCTCTGCAACGTCCTCACCCAGCGGGCTCAGGGCCACGACCCAAACCTCTCCATGCTGCTCGGCATTGCCT CGGCTCCCCCTCCAGtaggagagcagtgggaggactGGCTGAGCCCCGAGGGGCTGCAGAAGAAGCTGCTTGAAGCTCAGCAGCTCCGTCGAGACGTCGAGGAACTGAGAACCACAGTCTCTGACCGCTATGCTCAGGATATGGGAGAAAACTGCATCACTCAGTGA
- the cep85 gene encoding centrosomal protein of 85 kDa isoform X3, with translation MPSTAGTLASKIKPHVSEETRASSSSSSSKSSLPKSASSPNLDAQHDENLDLTAVKPDCLSRYRSLVNGLDHSLFPSGDQTRLDEAQKFDVPTMEPTLNQSALLGGLCSDVRQQLQMTGLGDNTGLMEQTYKVLPEARAGLACAVDPYSQRNIHVGSGTCGRLFSVPQGLQTQALLRDQANTGAYDSLLQDRCCEMASWQQQKQKLESLRLQVEQMQLMTGGSGQYASLYPSTPHMENSKWDAVIKANENLLKEKELTIERQKQQMSQLEQRLRESELQVHSALMGRGAPYTDVCLLRLQEAQRENAFLRAQFAERNDCFTKEKLEADRRLGAVESETQRLNEVLKESSEKHAEELKKQEERIRSRDKHINSLKKKCQKESEQNREKQQRIETLERYLADLPTMEDYQARQKKLEEVEERAAQLQSTVRDLEVQLEGARSAVRNKETQLEEQRRKERELLTTVTSLQNRVQESLEDGVRLPSLDIEKLREENTTLKDEQQRLKKVIEKQLRIMEQLGSQIRTLEEQFSQEECSSQALREEVAEKEESLLQLHTAMKELSVQNQELMEHNLTLQERLQGEEPQSGRGLLPVGARLTQRLYGEMAACLCDLRSLCNVLTQRAQGHDPNLSMLLGIASAPPPVGEQWEDWLSPEGLQKKLLEAQQLRRDVEELRTTVSDRYAQDMGENCITQ, from the exons ATGCCTTCCACGGCCGGAACTCTGGCCTCTAAGATCAAGCCACATGTTTCTGAAGAAACCCGGGCGTCCTCCAGCTCTTCCAGCTCCAAGTCATCACTCCCCAAATCTGCATCCTCCCCTAACCTGGATGCTCAGCACGATGAAAATTTAGACTTGACTGCGGTCAAGCCTGATTGCCTGAGCCGATATCGCAGCCTGGTGAATGGTCTCGACCACTCTCTCTTCCCCTCTGGAGATCAGACGCGGCTGGATGAGGCCCAGAAGTTTGATGTACCTACCATGGAGCCAACGCTTAATCAGTCAGCTCTGCTTGGGGGGCTTTGCTCTGATGTACGGCAGCAGCTGCAAATGACTGGGCTTGGGGACAATACAGGCTTGATGGAACAGACTTATAAAGTCCTACCGGAGGCTAGGGCAGGTCTCGCTTGTGCTGTAGACCCATACAGCCAAAGGAACATTCATGTAGGGTCTGGTACCTGTGGCAGGTTGTTCTCCGTACCTCAGGGCCTGCAGACTCAGGCTCTCCTGAGGGACCAGGCCAACACAGGAGCTTATGATTCGTTACTGCAGGATCGCTGTTGTGAGATGGCCAGCTGGCAGCAGCAGAAGCAGAAACTCGAGAGTCTGCGGCTGCAAGTGGAACAAATGCAG tTAATGACAGGAGGAAGTGGACAGTATGCATCTCTCTATCCGTCAACCCCTCACATGGAGAACAGCAAGTGGGATGCTGTCATTAAAGCCAACGAGAACTTGCTGAAAGAGAAAGAACTTACCATTGAAAG GCAGAAGCAGCAAATGTCTCAGCTGGAACAGCGTCTCAGAGAGAGTGAGCTGCAGGTGCACAGCGCCCTCATGGGACGTGGAGCCCCTTacactgatgtgtgtctgttgAGACTACAG GAAGCCCAGCGGGAAAACGCCTTTTTGCGAGCCCAGTTTGCAGAACGCAACGACTGCTTTACCAAGGAGAAGCTAGAAGCGGACCGGAGACTGGGTGCAGTGGAATCAGAGACGCAACGTCTGAACGAGGTCTTGAAAGAGAGCAGTGAAAAACATGCAGAGGAGTTAAAGAAACAAGAGGAAAGG ATCCGCAGTCGGGACAAGCACATCAACAGCTTGAAAAAGAAGTGCCAGAAGGAGTCAGAGCAGAACAGAGAGAAACAGCAGCGGATTGAGACGCTCGAGCGATATCTGGCTGACCTCCCCACCATGGAAGACTACCAGGCCCGGCAGAAAAAG CTGGAGGAGGTAGAGGAGAGGGCAGCTCAGTTGCAGTCCACCGTCAGAGATCTGGAAGTCCAACTGGAGGGGGCCCGCAGTGCTGTGCGCAACAAAGAGACACAACTGGAAGAACAGAGACGCAAGGAGAGAGAACTACTTACAACAGTCACCAG TCTCCAGAACAGAGTGCAGGAGAGCCTTGAGGATGGAGTGAGATTGCCCTCTCTTGATATAGAGAAGCTAAGAGAAGAAAATACTACCTTGAAAGATGAGCAGCAGCGACTCAAAAAG GTCATTGAAAAACAACTCAGGATAATGGAGCAACTTGGCTCACAGATCAGG ACTCTGGAGGAGCAGTTCTCTCAGGAGGAGTGCAGTAGTCAGGCCCTGCGAGAGGAGGTGGCAGAGAAAGAGGAGAGTCTGCTGCAGTTACACACTGCTATGAAGGAG cTCTCAGTGCAGAACCAGGAGCTGATGGAACACAATCTGACACTGCAAGAGCGTCTTCAGGGTGAGGAGCCGCAGAGTGGCCGTGGTTTGCTCCCTGTGGGAGCCCGGCTCACCCAGAGGCTGTATGGAGAGATGGCCGCCTGTTTGTGTGACCTCCGTTCCCTCTGCAACGTCCTCACCCAGCGGGCTCAGGGCCACGACCCAAACCTCTCCATGCTGCTCGGCATTGCCT CGGCTCCCCCTCCAGtaggagagcagtgggaggactGGCTGAGCCCCGAGGGGCTGCAGAAGAAGCTGCTTGAAGCTCAGCAGCTCCGTCGAGACGTCGAGGAACTGAGAACCACAGTCTCTGACCGCTATGCTCAGGATATGGGAGAAAACTGCATCACTCAGTGA